Genomic DNA from Catellatospora sp. TT07R-123:
TCGAAGACGAAGGAGGTCAGGCTGGCCAGCCCGCACTGGCGGCGGCGCGGGTCGTGCCAGAGGCGGCGGCCCTCCAGCGCGGTGCGCAGGGTCCAGATCGGAAGCTGGTGGGAGACGCAGACCGCCTCGTGGCCGCGGGCGGCGTCGCGGGCGGCGTACAGCGCGCGGGTCATCCGCACCGCGATGTCCCGGTAGGCCTCGCCCCAGCTGGGCCGGAACGGGTTGCGCAGCACCCGCCAGTTACGTGGGTCACGCAGCGCGCCGTCTCCGGCGCCGACCCGCATGCCCTCGAAGTAGTTCGCGCTCTCGATCAGGTCGGGGTCGGTCGCGACGGGCAGCCCGAACTGCTCGGACATCGGCTG
This window encodes:
- a CDS encoding histidine phosphatase family protein, with amino-acid sequence MRTTVHLLRHGEVHNPTKILYGRLPGFQLSDLGRQMAKAAASALAEHDVTYLVSSPLERAIETAQPMSEQFGLPVATDPDLIESANYFEGMRVGAGDGALRDPRNWRVLRNPFRPSWGEAYRDIAVRMTRALYAARDAARGHEAVCVSHQLPIWTLRTALEGRRLWHDPRRRQCGLASLTSFVFDDDRLVQITYTEPAAHLGTGAGRGA